A genomic window from Lotus japonicus ecotype B-129 chromosome 1, LjGifu_v1.2 includes:
- the LOC130743838 gene encoding uncharacterized protein LOC130743838 — MSYNIFSWNIRGAAAKGVPLLLKDIVLRHNVSCLAILEPRVSAAKIPLILKTVGFDDFFVVEVEGFSGGIWVMWQKNWGSVEIISSHRQFIHTRITPKGNLPSLLVTFVYGSPNYSIREILWRELRCLASTMQTPWMVLGDFNAYLSSSDKLGGGPANTVAMNKFRSCLDDCSLSEFGFKGPPFTWEGRGIKERIDWVLGNDSCFTSFPEASVLHLPRLKSDHNPLLLQLRAPASCNTQRPFRFLAAWLTHEDFPRLVSETWQNHEEWVPASNSFQDAATIWNTQVFGEIGRKKRHLMSRLEGINNRLRMSHIPYLEKLQKRLWGDYQRILVQEELLWR, encoded by the coding sequence ATGTCGTACAACATATTTAGCTGGAATATTAGAGGAGCCGCTGCCAAAGGGGTTCCCCTACTACTTAAGGATATTGTTCTAAGACATAATGTCTCTTGTCTTGCGATCCTCGAGCCTCGGGTTAGTGCTGCGAAAATTCCTTTGATCCTAAAGACAGTGGGTTTTGATGATTTCTTTGTTGTTGAAGTAGAAGGTTTCTCTGGAGGAATTTGGGTTATGTGGCAGAAAAACTGGGGTTCTGTGGAAATTATCTCCTCTCACCGCCAATTTATACACACCCGCATCACACCTAAAGGAAACCTTCCTAGTCTTCTGGTGACTTTTGTCTATGGTAGTCCCAACTATTCCATTAGAGAAATTCTCTGGAGAGAGTTACGATGTCTTGCATCCACCATGCAAACCCCTTGGATGGTCCTAGGAGATTTCAATGCTTACTTAAGCTCCTCTGACAAATTGGGGGGTGGCCCAGCAAACACAGTGGCTATGAACAAGTTCAGGTCTTGTTTGGATGATTGCTCGCTATCTGAATTTGGCTTCAAGGGTCCCCCTTTTACCTGGGAAGGAAGAGGTATCAAGGAAAGGATTGATTGGGTTCTAGGGAACGACAGTTGCTTCACCTCCTTTCCTGAGGCTTCTGTCCTTCACCTACCTCGTCTCAAATCTGATCACAACCCTTTACTTTTGCAGCTTCGTGCTCCTGCGAGCTGTAATACACAACGACCGTTTCGCTTCTTAGCCGCTTGGCTAACCCATGAGGATTTCCCTCGATTGGTGAGTGAGACTTGGCAGAACCATGAGGAGTGGGTTCCAGCGTCCAATTCCTTCCAAGATGCTGCCACCATATGGAATACTCAAGTCTTTGGCGAGATTGGCCGGAAGAAGAGACACCTAATGAGTCGCTTGGAAGGGATCAATAATCGACTTCGCATGAGCCATATACCATACCTGGAAAAACTCCAGAAACGGTTGTGGGGTGATTATCAGAGAATCCTGGTTCAAGAGGAGTTACTCTGGCGTTAG
- the LOC130743847 gene encoding uncharacterized protein LOC130743847: MEGFLSESENSDLEKDLNDEPVSPGNPLCPVIKLSNEKRRELRRPWRNSLIVKLLGKRIGLNLLKDRLGKLWQLSGEIDVIDLDYEFFVVRFSNRIDYAHAFSGGPWVIMGHYLVVQQWRPMFIPSKGELTRVAVWLRIPGFPVECYDQEVLQEIGKNVGRFVKVDDYTWKTMAGKGQSGTTAERAKFARICVEVDLRKTLVSKFVFEEEEFKIEY, encoded by the coding sequence ATGGAAGGATTTCTCTCTGAATCTGAGAACAGTGATCTGGAGAAGGATTTGAATGATGAACCTGTATCGCCAGGCAACCCATTGTGCCCTGTGATCAAACTTTCTAATGAAAAGAGGAGAGAACTTAGGAGGCCATGGCGGAACTCGCTTATCGTTAAGCTGTTAGGCAAGAGAATTGGTTTGAACCTACTGAAAGATCGACTAGGCAAGCTTTGGCAACTCTCTGGAGAAATTGATGTGATTGATCTAGACTATGAATTCTTTGTAGTCAGATTCTCCAATAGAATCGATTATGCACATGCCTTCTCTGGAGGTCCCTGGGTCATCATGGGGCATTACCTCGTGGTCCAGCAATGGCGTCCTATGTTCATTCCATCCAAGGGTGAACTAACCAGAGTTGCAGTTTGGCTCAGGATTCCTGGATTTCCCGTAGAATGCTACGATCAAGAAGTTCTCCAGGAAATTGGAAAGAATGTTGGCAGATTCGTGAAGGTAGATGACTACACTTGGAAAACCATGGCAGGAAAAGGTCAATCTGGAACCACAGCTGAGCGCGCAAAATTTGCTAGGATTTGCGTGGAAGTTGATCTTAGGAAGACCTTGGTGTCTAAGTTTGTCTTTGAGGAGGAAGAATTCAAGATTGAATATTGA